One part of the Lycium ferocissimum isolate CSIRO_LF1 chromosome 8, AGI_CSIRO_Lferr_CH_V1, whole genome shotgun sequence genome encodes these proteins:
- the LOC132067891 gene encoding probable WRKY transcription factor 4 isoform X1, whose protein sequence is MAENEGSSSSSSSRGQLLRPTITLPPRNNSSMENIFSGGISPGPMTLVSSFFSDNDPDSECPSFSQLLAGAMTSPAGFPAVRPGYPPPSTAAMVTTQSPSLTFSVPPGLSPNSLFDGFFSPGQGPFGMSHQQVLAQLTAQATQAQSQMHVQPDYPSSSTAAAPSMSQFQSLTSNGAANQQIPNIVKESSDVSLSDQRSEPASFVAVDKPADDGYNWRKYGQKHVKGSEYPRSYYKCTHPNCPVKKKVERSLDGQVTEIIYKGQHNHLPPQASKRSKESGNYNLQGPYELNSEGLAGNFNKPKEGEPSYSLRMKDQESSQANDQISGSSDSEEVGNAETRVDGRDVDERESKRRAVEVQTSEAACSHRTVAESRIIVQTTSEVDLLDDGYRWRKYGQKVVKGNPYPRSYYKCTSQGCNVRKHVERAATDRKAVITTYEGKHNHDVPAARNSSHNTANNSMSQLRPHNPVVDKPAAMRRTDFPNNEQQPIALLRFKEEQIT, encoded by the exons aTGGCTGAAAATgaaggatcatcatcatcatcatcatcaagggGTCAATTATTACGTCCAACAATTACTTTACCACCAAGAAATAATTCTTCAatggaaaatatattttcaGGTGGTATTAGTCCAGGTCCGATGACACTTGTATCAAGTTTTTTTTCGGATAATGATCCGGATTCTGAGTGTCCTTCTTTTTCACAGTTACTTGCTGGTGCAATGACTTCTCCGGCGGGTTTTCCGGCTGTTAGACCCGGTTACCCGCCACCGTCTACGGCGGCGATGGTAACAACTCAGTCGCCGTCGTTGACGTTTAGTGTGCCACCTGGATTGAGTCCAAATAGTTTGTTTGATGGGTTTTTTTCACCTGGTCAG GGCCCTTTTGGAATGTCACATCAGCAAGTGCTTGCTCAACTTACAGCTCAGGCAACCCAGGCTCAGTCTCAAATGCACGTTCAGCCCGACTATCCATCTTCTTCAACAGCAGCTGCACCATCAATGTCTCAGTTCCAATCCTTAACATCAAATGGAGCAGCAAACCAACAGATACCTAACATCGTGAAAGAGTCATCAGATGTTTCCCTATCTGATCAGAGGTCAGAACCTGCTTCCTTTGTCGCTGTTGACAAACCTGCTGATGACGGCTACAACTGGCGAAAGTATGGACAGAAGCATGTCAAGGGAAGTGAATATCCTCGTAGCTATTACAAGTGCACACATCCAAATTGTCCAGTCAAGAAGAAGGTCGAGCGCTCCCTAGATGGCCAGGTGACTGAGATTATATATAAGGGCCAACACAACCATCTGCCACCTCAAGCTAGTAAGCGTTCAAAAGAAAGTGGAAACTATAATCTTCAGGGGCCCTATGAGCTCAATTCAGAGGGTCTGGCAGGAAATTTTAACAAACCCAAGGAGGGCGAACCTTCCTATTCGTTAAGAATGAAGGATCAAGAATCCAGCCAAGCAAATGACCAGATCTCCGGATCAAGTGACAGTGAGGAAGTGGGTAATGCAGAGACTAGAGTGGATGGGAGGGATGTTGACGAACGGGAATCAAAGCGGAG GGCTGTAGAAGTACAAACCTCAGAGGCAGCTTGTTCTCACCGAACTGTTGCAGAATCTAGGATCATTGTTCAAACAACCAGTGAAGTTGATCTATTGGACGATGGTTATAGGTGGAGAAAGTATGGCCAGAAGGTTGTTAAAGGAAATCCTTATCCAAG AAGCTATTATAAATGTACCAGCCAGGGATGTAATGTGAGAAAGCATGTCGAAAGGGCTGCAACTGATCGTAAAGCAGTCATAACAACATACGAGGGTAAACATAATCATGATGTGCCTGCAGCCAGGAACAGTAGCCACAACACAGCCAATAATTCGATGTCACAATTGAGGCCACACAACCCTGTAGTCGATAAACCAGCTGCAATGCGGAGAACAGACTTTCCGAACAATGAACAACAACCGATAGCACTTCTACGTTTCAAAGAAGAACAAATTACATGA
- the LOC132067891 gene encoding probable WRKY transcription factor 4 isoform X2 has protein sequence MAENEGSSSSSSSRGQLLRPTITLPPRNNSSMENIFSGGISPGPMTLVSSFFSDNDPDSECPSFSQLLAGAMTSPAGFPAVRPGYPPPSTAAMVTTQSPSLTFSVPPGLSPNSLFDGFFSPGQQVLAQLTAQATQAQSQMHVQPDYPSSSTAAAPSMSQFQSLTSNGAANQQIPNIVKESSDVSLSDQRSEPASFVAVDKPADDGYNWRKYGQKHVKGSEYPRSYYKCTHPNCPVKKKVERSLDGQVTEIIYKGQHNHLPPQASKRSKESGNYNLQGPYELNSEGLAGNFNKPKEGEPSYSLRMKDQESSQANDQISGSSDSEEVGNAETRVDGRDVDERESKRRAVEVQTSEAACSHRTVAESRIIVQTTSEVDLLDDGYRWRKYGQKVVKGNPYPRSYYKCTSQGCNVRKHVERAATDRKAVITTYEGKHNHDVPAARNSSHNTANNSMSQLRPHNPVVDKPAAMRRTDFPNNEQQPIALLRFKEEQIT, from the exons aTGGCTGAAAATgaaggatcatcatcatcatcatcatcaagggGTCAATTATTACGTCCAACAATTACTTTACCACCAAGAAATAATTCTTCAatggaaaatatattttcaGGTGGTATTAGTCCAGGTCCGATGACACTTGTATCAAGTTTTTTTTCGGATAATGATCCGGATTCTGAGTGTCCTTCTTTTTCACAGTTACTTGCTGGTGCAATGACTTCTCCGGCGGGTTTTCCGGCTGTTAGACCCGGTTACCCGCCACCGTCTACGGCGGCGATGGTAACAACTCAGTCGCCGTCGTTGACGTTTAGTGTGCCACCTGGATTGAGTCCAAATAGTTTGTTTGATGGGTTTTTTTCACCTGGTCAG CAAGTGCTTGCTCAACTTACAGCTCAGGCAACCCAGGCTCAGTCTCAAATGCACGTTCAGCCCGACTATCCATCTTCTTCAACAGCAGCTGCACCATCAATGTCTCAGTTCCAATCCTTAACATCAAATGGAGCAGCAAACCAACAGATACCTAACATCGTGAAAGAGTCATCAGATGTTTCCCTATCTGATCAGAGGTCAGAACCTGCTTCCTTTGTCGCTGTTGACAAACCTGCTGATGACGGCTACAACTGGCGAAAGTATGGACAGAAGCATGTCAAGGGAAGTGAATATCCTCGTAGCTATTACAAGTGCACACATCCAAATTGTCCAGTCAAGAAGAAGGTCGAGCGCTCCCTAGATGGCCAGGTGACTGAGATTATATATAAGGGCCAACACAACCATCTGCCACCTCAAGCTAGTAAGCGTTCAAAAGAAAGTGGAAACTATAATCTTCAGGGGCCCTATGAGCTCAATTCAGAGGGTCTGGCAGGAAATTTTAACAAACCCAAGGAGGGCGAACCTTCCTATTCGTTAAGAATGAAGGATCAAGAATCCAGCCAAGCAAATGACCAGATCTCCGGATCAAGTGACAGTGAGGAAGTGGGTAATGCAGAGACTAGAGTGGATGGGAGGGATGTTGACGAACGGGAATCAAAGCGGAG GGCTGTAGAAGTACAAACCTCAGAGGCAGCTTGTTCTCACCGAACTGTTGCAGAATCTAGGATCATTGTTCAAACAACCAGTGAAGTTGATCTATTGGACGATGGTTATAGGTGGAGAAAGTATGGCCAGAAGGTTGTTAAAGGAAATCCTTATCCAAG AAGCTATTATAAATGTACCAGCCAGGGATGTAATGTGAGAAAGCATGTCGAAAGGGCTGCAACTGATCGTAAAGCAGTCATAACAACATACGAGGGTAAACATAATCATGATGTGCCTGCAGCCAGGAACAGTAGCCACAACACAGCCAATAATTCGATGTCACAATTGAGGCCACACAACCCTGTAGTCGATAAACCAGCTGCAATGCGGAGAACAGACTTTCCGAACAATGAACAACAACCGATAGCACTTCTACGTTTCAAAGAAGAACAAATTACATGA
- the LOC132067893 gene encoding uncharacterized protein LOC132067893 — MGGCVSSQTKKIKLKSKYIPKTRRFRRKAPSSVSVAPIEQLTVAENYVRDVDVCEFVTIDYESRASSPAFHHSQNYHRVDVTGLSQDEAWFDSCSVLDSDSDEDFTSVLEEVCPSLVVAAGSTLDNQSQSESALHVNDTINNSDMSRVDGNLTKRNNIVEDPSLTSQRRKLSVVTPAVSKILHDGDTTTEFCSSRRLLYHPRAGFLIPHSSDVKPTQRCWSSISPSVFKLRGMNYFRDKRKFPAPNCCPYVPIGVDLFVCPRKISHIARHLELPFVEPHEKVPSLLIVNIQLPSYPTSMFLGDYDGEGTSLVLYFKVSENFEKEITPQFQDSIKKFVTDEMETVKGFAKESTVPFRERLKIMVGVANPEDLHLNPAEKKLLHAYNEKPVLSRPQHAFYKEANYFEIDLDVHRFSYISRKGFDAFRERLKHGILDLGLTIQAQKQEELPERVLCCVRLNKIDFVNRGQMPQLIIPLDN, encoded by the exons ATGGGTGGATGTGTTTCGAGTCAAACTAAGAAGATTAAGTTAAAATCAAAGTACATTCCCAAGACTCGCAGGTTTCGAAGGAAGGCGCCATCTTCTGTTTCTGTTGCACCGATAGAACAACTTACTGTTGCGGAAAACTATGTAAGAGATGTTGATGTTTGTGAGTTTGTTACAATAGACTATGAGAGCCGGGCGTCAAGTCCAGCATTTCATCACTCCCAAAACTATCATCGAGTTGATGTAACTG GATTAAGCCAAGATGAAGCATGGTTTGATTCTTGCAGCGTCCTCGACTCTGATTCAGATGAAGACTTTACTAGTGTTCTTGAGG AAGTGTGCCCTTCACTCGTCGTTGCAGCTGGGAGCACATTGGATAATCAAAGTCAAAGTGAAAGCGCTTTACACGTTAACGATACCATCAATAACAGTGATATGTCACGT GTAGATGGAAATCTTACTAAGCGGAACAACATTGTGGAGGATCCAAGTTTGACATCTCAAAGAAGGAAGTTATCAGTTGTAACACCTGCTGTTAGTAAAATACTGCATGATGGAGACACGACTACGGAGTTTT GTTCATCAAGGAGATTATTGTATCATCCGAGAGCAGGATTTCTTATTCCACACTCCAGTGATGTGAAACCGACTCAAAGATGTTGGAGTTCGATATCACCTTCTGTATTTAAGCTTCGTGGCATGAATTATTTCAG GGATAAAAGGAAATTTCCTGCCCCTAATTGTTGTCCGTATGTACCTATCGGTGTTGATTTATTTGTTTGTCCGCGGAAGATATCTCACATTGCACGGCATCTTGAGCTTCCCTTTGTAGAGCCACATGAAAAAGTCCCATCACTGCTCATCGTCAATATACAG CTGCCTAGTTACCCTACTTCAATGTTCCTTGGGGACTATGATGGTGAGGGAACGAGCCTTGTACTATATTTCAAAGTTTCAGAGAATTTTGAAAAAGAGATAACTCCACAATTTCAAGACAGCATAAAG AAATTTGTAACAGATGAAATGGAAACCGTAAAGGGTTTTGCAAAGGAATCAACAGTTCCTTTCAGGGAAAGACTGAAAATTATGGTTGGTGTAGCCAATCCTGAAGACCTTCATTTAAATCCCGCGGAGAAGAAGCTTTTACATGCGTATAATGAAAAACCAGTGCTTTCGCGTCCTCAACATGCTTTCTACAAG GAAGCCAACTACTTTGAGATAGACTTGGATGTTCATCGTTTCAGCTACATTTCCAGGAAAGGGTTTGATGCATTCAGAGAAAGGCTGAAACATGGAATCCTTGATCTTGGATTAACAATTCAG GCACAGAAGCAAGAGGAGCTGCCAGAGAGAGTTTTGTGCTGTGTTCGATTGAATAAAATTGACTTTGTAAATCGTGGCCAGATGCCTCAACTTATAATTCCTCTTGATAATTGA